In the Deltaproteobacteria bacterium genome, one interval contains:
- a CDS encoding cupin domain-containing protein, translated as MAKYNKMSMPLKDVKDKEFLSRKLKCTGVGFGIVRIKPGKGAEYVHQHEVQEEVFMTLKGEGTIILDGRRIPMPEGTVIRVSPEVNRAIGNDSKRDVVFLCMGAVPPKNFPLGGRTLLGDGIPHRDRVPRWKKA; from the coding sequence ATGGCCAAGTACAACAAGATGTCCATGCCCCTGAAGGACGTGAAGGACAAGGAGTTCCTTTCGCGCAAGCTCAAGTGCACCGGTGTCGGATTCGGCATCGTGCGCATCAAGCCGGGCAAGGGCGCGGAGTACGTGCACCAGCACGAGGTGCAGGAAGAGGTGTTCATGACCCTCAAGGGCGAGGGCACCATCATCCTGGACGGTCGCCGGATTCCCATGCCCGAGGGCACCGTCATCCGCGTGAGCCCCGAGGTCAACCGCGCCATCGGCAACGATTCGAAGCGGGACGTGGTGTTCCTGTGCATGGGCGCGGTCCCGCCGAAGAACTTTCCCTTGGGCGGGCGTACGCTGTTGGGCGACGGCATCCCGCACCGGGACAGGGTGCCGCGCTGGAAGAAGGCGTAA
- a CDS encoding helix-turn-helix transcriptional regulator codes for MATYLLEQLIDTLKTAREAQGLSQRELSAKSRLPQSHISKIENGAVDLRTSSLVELARVLDLELVLVPRRGVPAVRSIVRGLAQGHRGSGGPLVEVPPAYSLDDEDDG; via the coding sequence ATGGCGACATATCTACTCGAGCAACTCATCGATACCCTGAAAACGGCCCGTGAGGCTCAAGGTCTCAGCCAGCGTGAACTCAGTGCCAAGTCACGCCTTCCGCAGAGCCACATCTCGAAGATCGAGAACGGTGCGGTAGATCTGCGGACCTCCAGTCTCGTGGAGTTGGCCCGGGTTCTCGATCTGGAACTGGTTCTCGTGCCGAGAAGGGGCGTCCCGGCGGTCCGGTCGATTGTCAGGGGTTTGGCTCAGGGACACCGCGGCAGCGGTGGGCCGCTGGTGGAGGTCCCGCCGGCCTACAGCCTGGACGATGAGGACGATGGCTGA
- a CDS encoding type II toxin-antitoxin system HipA family toxin has product MADVTVLDVRLYGTSIGTMTRVGGDRTIFAFNDDYIDDNGRPVLGLAFKDVLGQLITDVKPTRVRVPPFFSNLLPEGPLRDYLAERAGVHPSREFFLLWVLGSDLPGAVTVVPADGEPWPVDAQAGGDVGRRDPHESALRFSLAGVQIKFSAIHNARGGLTIPAKGVGGSWIVKLPSREFRRVPENEYSMLTLARLVGIEVPALELVDLDEIENLPRGIGTLEGQALAIRRFDRREDGTAVHMEDFAQVFGVYPGDKYKRASARSIAAVLGAECGENDIAEFIRRLTFNTLVGNADMHLKNWSLIYPDRRHAALAPAYDFVSTVAYIPDGEAALNFSRTKRFDQFSEDEILHLAAKARLPQRLVLDTARETVELFHQHWRAEKANLPLEARVVDAVETHLRTVPIA; this is encoded by the coding sequence ATGGCTGACGTGACCGTCCTCGACGTGCGGCTTTACGGCACGTCCATCGGCACGATGACACGCGTCGGCGGCGACCGCACGATCTTCGCTTTCAACGACGACTACATCGACGACAATGGCCGTCCGGTTCTCGGGCTGGCCTTCAAGGATGTCCTGGGACAGTTGATCACGGACGTCAAGCCTACCCGCGTAAGGGTGCCGCCCTTCTTCTCGAACCTGTTGCCCGAAGGTCCCTTGCGCGACTATCTCGCCGAACGCGCAGGCGTTCATCCCTCACGCGAGTTCTTTCTGCTCTGGGTCTTGGGAAGCGACCTGCCGGGTGCCGTCACCGTCGTGCCGGCCGACGGCGAACCGTGGCCTGTCGATGCCCAAGCCGGGGGCGACGTGGGACGTCGGGACCCTCATGAAAGCGCGCTGCGTTTCTCGCTCGCCGGCGTTCAAATCAAGTTCTCCGCGATTCACAATGCTCGTGGCGGCCTGACTATTCCGGCCAAAGGGGTCGGAGGCTCGTGGATCGTGAAGCTGCCGTCACGTGAATTCCGCCGGGTGCCGGAGAACGAGTACTCGATGCTGACCCTCGCCCGGCTGGTGGGCATCGAGGTGCCCGCGTTGGAACTCGTGGACCTGGATGAGATCGAGAACCTGCCACGGGGCATCGGCACGCTTGAAGGACAGGCCCTCGCCATCCGGCGTTTTGATCGGCGGGAGGACGGCACCGCCGTACACATGGAGGACTTCGCGCAGGTCTTCGGGGTCTATCCCGGCGACAAGTACAAGCGGGCGAGCGCGCGCAGCATCGCCGCCGTGCTCGGCGCCGAGTGCGGCGAGAACGATATCGCCGAGTTCATCCGGCGCTTGACCTTCAACACGCTGGTCGGCAATGCCGACATGCATCTCAAGAATTGGTCGCTGATCTATCCCGACCGGCGTCATGCGGCACTGGCCCCGGCCTATGACTTCGTTTCTACCGTCGCCTACATCCCCGACGGCGAGGCGGCACTCAACTTCAGCCGCACCAAGCGGTTCGATCAATTCTCGGAAGACGAGATCTTGCATCTCGCTGCCAAGGCACGCCTGCCGCAAAGACTGGTCCTTGATACCGCACGTGAAACAGTGGAACTCTTCCACCAGCACTGGCGCGCGGAGAAGGCGAACTTGCCGCTGGAAGCACGCGTCGTCGATGCCGTCGAGACACACCTGCGCACCGTTCCCATCGCCTGA
- the clpS gene encoding ATP-dependent Clp protease adapter ClpS — protein sequence MSKREHDLDREVVVETKKKLQRPSLFKVLLHNDDYTTKEFVVQILEYVFNKENTEAVQIMLHVHRNGIGVAGVYPYEVAETKVKTVESLARQYEYPLKCSIEEE from the coding sequence ATGAGCAAGCGCGAACACGATCTGGATCGCGAAGTCGTCGTCGAGACCAAGAAGAAGCTCCAGCGGCCGTCGCTCTTCAAGGTGCTGCTGCACAACGACGACTACACCACCAAGGAGTTCGTGGTGCAGATCCTGGAGTACGTCTTCAACAAGGAAAACACCGAGGCGGTGCAGATCATGCTGCACGTGCACCGGAACGGCATCGGCGTGGCGGGGGTCTATCCCTACGAAGTGGCGGAGACCAAGGTGAAAACCGTGGAGAGCCTGGCGCGCCAGTACGAGTATCCGCTCAAGTGCTCCATCGAAGAGGAATGA
- the clpA gene encoding ATP-dependent Clp protease ATP-binding subunit ClpA, giving the protein MITKNLEAVLKAAYDEAKQRRHEFVCVEHLLWVLLDDPHASEVIVHCGGDLDRLRHELEEFFETRLETLPEGTEKEPEQTLGFHRIVQRAFIHAQTSEKAEIQGSDLLVAMYREQQCYARYLLEAQDISRFDLINYISHGVSKLPEEEPQPHTPGPEEDEEGGQAPQRNPLEAFTTELVEKASKGLLDPLIGRSNEIARTIHVLCRRRKNNPIYVGDPGVGKTAIAEGLALRIHEQNIPEALQDTRIYALDMGAVLAGTKFRGEFEARLKGVITALKDKPGAVLFIDEIHTVVGAGATSGGSLDASNILKPVLASGEIKCIGSTTYHDYRSYFERDRALSRRFQRIEVPEPSIDETVKILQGLKPHYEKHHGVTYSQPALRTAAKLSAKHINDRFLPDKAIDVIDEVGASVRIQPAEKRKKTIGPKDVEQIVATMAKIPPRSVSSSDREQLGNLGRDLKLVVFGQDEAIDALASTIKLSRSGLGQPEKPTGCFLFSGPTGVGKTEAAKQLAQIMGIEFLRFDMSEYMEKHTVSRLLGAPPGYVGFDQGGLLTDAIRKTPYAVLLLDEIEKAHPDLFNVLLQVMDHATLTDNNGKKADFRNIILIMTTNAGGREMSGTALGFAHNSNVGKGKEAIEKMFSPEFRNRLDATIFFNSLSPVVIEKIVDKFITQLDAQLNERKVTIQLEPAARTWLAERGYDPHFGARPMARLIDNEIKKTLADEILFGQLQNGGRVRVDEKDGELVFEYEG; this is encoded by the coding sequence GTGATCACCAAGAATCTGGAAGCGGTGCTCAAGGCGGCTTACGACGAAGCCAAGCAACGGCGGCACGAGTTCGTCTGCGTCGAGCACCTGCTGTGGGTGCTCCTCGACGACCCGCACGCCAGCGAAGTCATCGTCCATTGCGGCGGCGACCTCGACCGCTTGCGGCATGAGCTGGAAGAGTTCTTCGAGACCCGCCTGGAGACGTTGCCTGAGGGCACGGAGAAGGAGCCGGAGCAGACCCTGGGCTTCCACCGCATCGTCCAGCGCGCCTTCATTCACGCGCAGACCTCGGAGAAGGCCGAGATCCAGGGGAGCGACCTGCTGGTGGCTATGTACCGCGAGCAGCAGTGCTACGCGCGCTACCTGCTGGAAGCGCAGGACATCAGCCGCTTCGATCTCATCAACTACATCTCGCACGGCGTCTCCAAGCTGCCGGAGGAGGAGCCGCAGCCGCACACTCCCGGGCCGGAGGAGGACGAGGAAGGCGGGCAGGCGCCCCAGCGCAATCCGCTGGAGGCCTTTACCACCGAGCTGGTGGAGAAGGCCTCCAAGGGCCTGCTGGACCCGCTCATCGGCCGCAGCAACGAGATCGCCCGCACCATCCACGTGCTGTGCCGGCGGCGCAAGAACAATCCCATCTACGTGGGCGACCCGGGCGTGGGGAAGACCGCCATCGCCGAGGGGCTGGCGCTCAGGATCCATGAGCAGAACATTCCGGAAGCATTGCAGGACACCCGCATCTACGCCCTGGACATGGGCGCGGTGCTGGCCGGCACCAAGTTCCGTGGCGAGTTCGAGGCGCGCCTGAAGGGCGTGATCACGGCGCTCAAGGACAAGCCCGGCGCCGTCCTGTTCATCGACGAGATACACACCGTGGTGGGCGCCGGCGCCACCAGCGGCGGCTCGCTGGACGCCTCCAACATCCTGAAGCCGGTGCTGGCGTCGGGCGAGATCAAGTGCATCGGCTCCACCACCTACCACGACTACCGGAGCTACTTCGAGCGCGACCGTGCGCTGTCGCGGCGGTTCCAGCGCATCGAGGTGCCGGAGCCCAGCATCGACGAGACCGTCAAGATCCTCCAGGGGTTGAAGCCCCACTACGAGAAGCACCACGGCGTGACCTACAGCCAGCCGGCCTTGCGCACCGCGGCCAAGCTCTCGGCCAAGCACATCAACGACCGTTTTCTGCCGGACAAGGCCATCGACGTCATCGACGAGGTCGGCGCGTCGGTGCGGATCCAACCCGCCGAGAAGCGCAAGAAGACCATCGGCCCCAAGGACGTGGAGCAGATCGTCGCCACCATGGCGAAGATCCCGCCGCGCAGCGTCTCCAGCTCGGACCGGGAGCAGCTCGGCAACCTCGGCCGGGACCTGAAGCTCGTGGTCTTCGGCCAGGACGAGGCCATCGACGCCCTGGCCAGCACCATCAAGCTCTCGCGCTCCGGCCTGGGCCAGCCAGAGAAGCCCACCGGCTGCTTCCTGTTTTCCGGGCCCACCGGCGTGGGCAAGACCGAAGCCGCCAAGCAGCTCGCCCAGATCATGGGCATCGAGTTTCTGCGCTTCGACATGAGCGAGTACATGGAGAAGCACACGGTGTCACGGCTGCTGGGGGCGCCTCCGGGATACGTGGGGTTCGACCAGGGCGGGCTCCTGACCGACGCCATCCGCAAGACCCCCTACGCGGTGCTGCTGCTGGACGAGATCGAGAAGGCGCACCCGGACCTGTTCAACGTGCTGCTGCAGGTCATGGACCACGCGACGCTCACCGACAACAACGGCAAGAAGGCCGACTTCCGCAACATCATCCTGATCATGACCACCAACGCCGGCGGCCGGGAGATGAGCGGCACCGCCCTGGGCTTCGCCCACAACTCCAACGTCGGCAAGGGCAAGGAAGCCATCGAGAAGATGTTCAGCCCCGAGTTCCGCAACCGCCTGGACGCCACCATCTTCTTCAACTCCCTGAGCCCGGTGGTCATCGAGAAGATCGTCGACAAGTTCATCACGCAGCTCGACGCCCAGTTGAACGAACGCAAGGTCACCATCCAGCTCGAGCCCGCCGCCCGCACCTGGCTCGCCGAGCGCGGCTACGACCCCCACTTCGGCGCCCGCCCCATGGCCCGCCTGATCGACAATGAGATCAAGAAAACCCTGGCCGACGAGATCCTCTTCGGCCAGCTCCAGAACGGCGGCCGCGTCCGCGTCGACGAGAAGGACGGGGAGCTGGTGTTCGAGTACGAGGGATAG
- a CDS encoding sulfite oxidase, with product MRSRKPWPTRSSSASSRTAAASASTRRTGSWCSSTRDSPTDRRGFLKGAGVAAMAAAVGAAIPFHRNMPAGFSPEALAADPPGIEGKDGLTVLSRRPLNAETPAHLLDDPVTPTARHFIRNNGIAPEEMDPATWRLRIDGFVHRPMTLSIEDLRERFEVVTRRLTIECGGNGRAFFSPRVGGNQWTLGAVACSQWTGVRLADVLKAAGVKENVVYTAHVGADTHVSGEKGKLPLSRGVPIEKAMDPGNLIAFGMNGGPLHPMNGAPLRLVVPGWSGSCSQKWLTRIWLRDMVHDGAKMTGGAYRVPEYPIEPGEKVPDSSMAIIGSMPVKSLITTPRTGLSVTGRDLAVAGHAWAGDNEVARVDVSIDFGASWQKAALARPANRHAWRRWWAMLEFPRKGYYEVWARATDDTGTSQPFAIAWNPKGYLNNSMHRISVRVS from the coding sequence ATGAGATCAAGAAAACCCTGGCCGACGAGATCCTCTTCGGCCAGCTCCAGAACGGCGGCCGCGTCCGCGTCGACGAGAAGGACGGGGAGCTGGTGTTCGAGTACGAGGGATAGTCCCACGGATCGCCGCGGTTTTCTCAAGGGGGCCGGCGTTGCAGCCATGGCGGCGGCGGTCGGCGCGGCGATTCCCTTCCACCGGAACATGCCGGCCGGTTTCAGTCCGGAGGCTCTTGCCGCCGATCCGCCGGGAATCGAGGGCAAGGACGGTCTCACCGTCCTCAGCCGTCGGCCGCTGAACGCCGAAACGCCGGCTCATCTGCTGGATGACCCGGTCACGCCGACGGCTCGGCACTTCATCCGGAACAACGGCATCGCTCCCGAGGAGATGGACCCCGCCACTTGGCGTCTGCGGATAGACGGTTTCGTGCACCGGCCCATGACGTTGAGCATCGAAGACCTGAGGGAGCGTTTCGAGGTCGTGACGCGGCGGCTGACTATCGAATGCGGCGGCAACGGCCGGGCGTTTTTCAGCCCGCGGGTGGGCGGCAACCAGTGGACGCTGGGCGCGGTGGCCTGTTCGCAGTGGACGGGTGTCCGTCTCGCCGACGTTCTGAAAGCTGCCGGCGTCAAGGAGAACGTCGTCTACACGGCTCATGTCGGCGCCGATACACATGTGTCCGGCGAAAAGGGGAAGCTGCCGCTTTCCCGCGGGGTGCCTATCGAGAAGGCGATGGACCCCGGCAACCTCATCGCCTTCGGCATGAACGGCGGGCCGCTACATCCCATGAACGGCGCGCCGCTGCGGCTGGTGGTCCCCGGCTGGTCGGGCTCCTGCTCCCAGAAGTGGCTTACTCGGATCTGGCTGCGCGACATGGTGCATGACGGGGCAAAGATGACCGGCGGCGCCTACCGCGTCCCGGAATACCCCATCGAGCCCGGCGAGAAGGTGCCGGACAGCTCGATGGCCATCATCGGTTCCATGCCGGTGAAATCCCTGATCACCACTCCGAGGACCGGGCTTTCCGTCACAGGCCGGGACCTGGCGGTGGCGGGGCACGCGTGGGCAGGTGACAATGAGGTTGCGCGGGTCGACGTTTCCATCGACTTCGGGGCTTCCTGGCAAAAGGCCGCGCTCGCGCGTCCGGCCAACCGCCATGCGTGGCGGCGGTGGTGGGCGATGCTGGAATTTCCTCGAAAGG